A window from Sebastes fasciatus isolate fSebFas1 chromosome 22, fSebFas1.pri, whole genome shotgun sequence encodes these proteins:
- the ppargc1a gene encoding peroxisome proliferator-activated receptor gamma coactivator 1-alpha isoform X2 translates to MDGYARTEDELFSSCLLNLTWDNCYEQCAALVGEDQPLCPDLPELDLSELDVSDLDADSFLGGLKWYSDQSEIISTQYGNDASNLFEIDEENEANLLAVLTETLDSIPVDEDGLPSFEALADGDVTNASDRSCPSSPDGSPRTPEPEEPSLLKKLLLAPANSQLSYNQYTGGKAQNHAASINHRIRPPPAVVKTESPWNGKARGGSSQQNRPVRRPCTELLKYLTATDDILLHTKASEAKGTWGGASSRDKSGLGLGASSSSSSPSSSSTSSFSSLSSTSSSSSSNASKKKSAVPSQQQQQQQQQQQQQQQQQQQQQQQPPQQHHQRGESRAAGECSVAGVGAGKWQRCTHDDAVEESEGASIPAGHRTSTCGHARPKLEHGPPSEEGRPPGDAGRLAAARFIRYMHSYSLPPREVSHSCEHCREAAGATQASEGFGRQGRRNSKGASRAPRRHITVTIRKRDEKPGHPLLSQLLTSKQRPARYRAHLLPPKITPSIQNKSAGKRSESPAKAPSKVEEEELGRTPDCRKRGVSQLKEPDSGSLLSPLAFDLESWVNQPDSGLDLGFGLELGWLSQGLYGEDVDHDDDDAGVDDDDDDHVTSSAAAVLSQGPLFPDTRFAEPAPPRITQGQGHPHRQALSEHPDDQGLPLLAKPTTLPLPLTPESPNDHKGSPFENKTIERTLSVEIAGTPGLTPPTTPPHKASQENPFKASLKTKLSSCSSSALACKRARLSESGPGALAPAPVASGGGPTRKGPEQTELYAQLSKASIALPYSVTAGGGLEEHRSTSNNKRAAPRGYSDHDYCQASANAKKDGGNTATVTVTTAAAEMTLTSGATAAPAPTTAGKVEDRHVECKDSAMPPSSLSSSSSCSPSSASCGPLAKHQNVVNGEAARVQELGKQTLTQISSQEATTDWDQLHSSAISRKLLCDQEIRAELNKHFGHPIQALYTKGGKEREAGSKPSKAAAPKSLEEGERPPGSSSLHPGFLPFQDELELGEGRESRFLYPWEGTPLDLLFDCPPCSPSCSPPSSCSPSRGSVSPPSSLLLSPSRPFCWTSSGSRSRSRSQSDSRSSSSHYRRRSLSSSPDRRPTSWSRHVTDPSTLRSRTHKSPHHQSRSPLSRRPRYDSYEDYQHERLKREEYQRDYEKREFERAEQRERQKQKAIEERRVVYVGRLRSDCTRTELKRRFEVFGEIEECAVNLRDDGDNFGFITYRYTCDAFAALENGHTLRRSNEPQFELCFGGQKQFCKSHYTDLDSHSDDFDPASTKSKYDSMDFDSLLREAQRSLRR, encoded by the exons ATAGATGAAGAAAATGAGGCCAACTTGCTGGCAGTGCTTACAGAGACCCTGGACAGCATCCCGGTGGATGAGGACGGATTGCCTTCGTTTGAGGCCCTGGCAGATGGGGACGTGACCAATGCCAGTGACCGGAGCTGTCCCTCCTCCCCCGACGGCTCGCCGCGCACCCCAGAGCCCGAGGAGCCTTCACTG CTGAAGAAGCTCCTTCTGGCACCCGCAAACTCCCAGCTCAGCTATAATCAATACACAGGTGGCAAGGCACAGAACCATGCAGCCAGCATCAACCACCGGATCAGACCACCACCTGCCGTCGTCAAG ACGGAGAGCCCCTGGAATGGCAAAGCAAGAGGGGGCTCCAGCCAACAGAACCGCCCGGTGAGGCGGCCTTGCACTGAGCTGCTGAAATACCTAACAGCCACCGATGACATCCTGCTCCACACCAAAGCCAGTGAAGCCAAAGGCACCTGGGGGGGTGCCAGTAGCAGAGACAAGAGTGGCCTGGGTCTCGgtgcctcttcctcttcctcctcgccgTCCTCGTCGTCCACCTCCTcgttctcctccctctcctccacatcttcctcctcttcttccaacGCCTCCAAGAAGAAGTCAGCCGTGCcatctcaacaacaacaacaacaacagcagcaacagcagcaacagcaacagcagcaacagcagcagcagcagcagccgccgcAGCAGCATCACCAGCGAGGTGAGAGCCGGGCTGCAGGCGAGTGTAGTGTGGCTGGTGTTGGGGCTGGGAAGTGGCAGCGTTGCACTCACGATGACGCGGTTGAGGAGTCAGAGGGTGCTTCTATCCCTGCCGGCCACAGAACCTCCACCTGCGGCCATGCCCGCCCCAAACTGGAGCACGGGCCGCCCAGTGAAGAAGGAAGGCCGCCAGGCGATGCGGGCCGCCTGGCCGCCGCTAGGTTTATTAGGTATATGCATTCTTATTCCCTCCCTCCCCGAGAGGTGAGTCACAGCTGTGAGCATTGCCGAGAGGCTGCGGGCGCCACTCAGGCTAGTGAGGGCTTTGGCAGGCAAGGCCGTAGAAACAGTAAAGGTGCCAGCCGCGCACCACGTAGGCACATCACGGTAACTATTAGGAAAAGAGACGAGAAGCCGGGGCACCCCTTACTTAGCCAGCTGCTCACCTCCAAACAGAGGCCTGCTCGGTATCGAGCCCACCTACTCCCACCTAAGATCACCCCCAGCATTCAGAACAAATCGGCAGGTAAGAGGTCTGAGAGCCCAGCGAAGGCTCCCTcaaaggtggaggaggaagagttggGAAGGACCCCTGATTGTAGAAAGCGGGGAGTAAGTCAGCTTAAAGAGCCTGACTCGGGGTCCCTGTTGTCACCTCTGGCCTTTGACCTAGAGAGCTGGGTTAACCAGCCAGACTCGGGGCTAGACCTGGGCTTTGGACTAGAGCTCGGGTGGCTAAGCCAGGGGCTCTATGGGGAGGATGTTGACCATGACGATGATGATGCtggtgttgatgatgatgatgatgaccatGTCACAAGCAGCGCCGCTGCGGTGCTCTCGCAGGGTCCACTCTTCCCAGATACTAGATTTGCAGAGCCCGCCCCTCCCCGCATCACACAAGGGCAAGGGCACCCACACAGGCAGGCACTCAGCGAGCACCCCGACGACCAGGGCCTCCCGTTGTTAG CCAAACCAACCACCTTGCCACTTCCTTTGACCCCAGAGTCTCCAAA TGACCACAAGGGATCACCGTTTGAGAACAAAACCATTGAACGCACATTAAGTGTGGAGATTGCTGGAACCCCAG GTCTGACACCACCTACCACGCCCCCACACAAAGCCAGTCAAGAGAATCCTTTcaaagcatcgctcaaaaccaAGTTGTCTTCATGTTCCTCATCGGCCTTGGCATGCAAAAGAGCCAGGCTGAGCGAGTCGGGCCCCGGCGCTCTGGCCCCGGCCCCAGTCGCCTCAGGCGGGGGCCCCACCAGGAAGGGTCCCGAACAGACTGAGCTCTATGCCCAGCTGAGCAAAGCGTCCATCGCCCTACCTTACTCGGTCACCGCGGGGGGCGGCCTTGAGGAGCATCGCAGCACTAGCAACAATAAGCGGGCGGCGCCCCGCGGCTACAGTGACCATGACTATTGCCAAGCGTCGGCTAACGCTAAGAAGGACGGCGGCAACACAGCCACCGTTACCGTGACTACAGCGGCGGCGGAAATGACGCTCACGTCAGGTGCCACCGCTGCTCCCGCGCCTACTACTGCGGGCAAAGTGGAGGACAGGCATGTCGAATGTAAGGACTCAGCCATGCCGCCATCCTCAttatcatcttcatcttcttgtTCTCCATCATCAGCTTCATGTGGTCCTTTGGCTAAGCATCAAAACGTTGTGAATGGAGAAGCAGCCCGGGTCCAGGAGTTAGGGAAGCAGACCCTTACACAGATCTCCTCACAAGAGGCCACTACTGACTGGGACCAACTCCACTCTTCTGCCATCAGCCGGAAGCTCCTGTGTGACCAGGAAATCAGAGCAGAACTCAACAAGCACTTTGGCCACCCCATACAAGCCCTTTATACAAAGGGTGGCAAGGAGAGAGAAGCAGGCAGCAAACCAAGTAAGGCTGCAGCCCCGAAGTCCCTCGAGGAGGGAGAGAGGCCGCCTGGCTCCAGCTCCCTGCACCCAGGCTTCCTGCCCTTCCAGGACGAGCTGGAGCTGGGCGAGGGCCGCGAGAGTCGCTTCCTCTATCCGTGGGAGGGAACCCCTCTGGACCTTCTCTTCGACTGCCCCCCCTGCTCTCCCTCGTGTTCCCCGCCATCCAGCTGCTCCCCTTCACGAGGCTCCGTCTCCCCAccgtcctccctcctcctctcgccCAGCAGGCCTTTCTGCTGGACCAGCAGTGGATCCCGCTCCCGTTCTCGCTCCCAATCCGACTCCCGCAGCTCCTCCTCGCACTACCGGAGGCGCTCCCTCTCCAGTTCACCTGACAGACGCCCCACCTCCTG GTCTCGTCACGTCACAGATCCAAGCACCCTTCGTTCCAGGACTCACAAGAGCCCCCACCATCAGTCTCGATCTCCTCTCAGCCGCAGGCCAAG GTATGACAGCTACGAGGACTACCAGCACGAGAGGCTGAAGAGGGAGGAGTACCAGCGGGACTACGAGAAGCGGGAGTTCGAACGGgccgagcagagagagaggcaaaAGCAAAAAGCAATA gaggagagacggGTGGTGTACGTGGGGCGACTGAGGTCCGACTGCACCCGGACAGAGTTGAAGCGCCGCTTTGAAGTCTTTGGCGAGATTGAAGAATGTGCGGTGAACCTGAGGGACGATGG GGACAATTTTGGCTTCATCACGTACCGCTACACTTGTGACGCCTTTGCCGCCCTTGAGAACGGACACACCTTACGCAGGTCAAACGAGCCCCAGTTCGAGCTGTGCTTCGGCGGACAAAAGCAGTTCTGCAAATCGCATTACACAGACTTGG ACTCCCACTCGGACGACTTTGATCCAGCCTCCACAAAAAGCAAGTATGACTCCATGGATTTTGACAGCTTGCTGAGGGAGGCCCAGCGCAGCCTGAGAAGGTAA